Genomic window (Arachis hypogaea cultivar Tifrunner chromosome 13, arahy.Tifrunner.gnm2.J5K5, whole genome shotgun sequence):
CAACTGTCAACTGCTTAACCACTTTCATTCTGAAGCCTATAAGTAGGTATCGCAAATAAATGATTGGCCCTTGGCATAGTGAGACCAAACTCCTCAGTCATGTCCAATTCAGATGCCAACATCTTATTTGGTAACTTCCAATCAAAGCAATGCACAAGTTGTGCCACCACCAACCGAACCACTGTTAGACCTAACTGCAATCCAGGGCATCCTCTTCTCCCAGACCCAAATGGTATAAATTGGAAATCTCTACCTTTGATGTCAATCTCTCTTCCCTCAAATCTCTCCGGCCAGAACTTCTCTGGCTCACTCCAAGCACTTGGGTCCCTCATGATTGCCCATGCATTTATTATGACTCTTGATTTCTTGGGTATGAAGAAATCTCCAACCATGCAATCTTCCATAGATTGGTGTGGTATTAGTAATGGTGCCACTGGATGGATCCTCATGGTTTCCTTGATGACCATGTCCAAATATTCTAACTTGTCTAAGTCTGACTCCTCCACCATTCTCTTCATACCAACCACAGATTCTAACTCTATTTGAAGTTTTTTCATCACTCTTGGATGCTTTATTAGCTCTGAAAGTGCCCACTCTATTGCCGTTGCTGATGTGTCCACTGAACCTGCCAGCATATCCTGTCATAAAATATATACAACAAGGTGTTATCTACAGTGCCAATAGTTGCCTAAGATACATATATACGGATGGATCACACATTGACAGCTTTTTCCAAAATCATATATCAAGACcaaatttggtttaaaaattgGTCATACAACAAATCACACATACATGCATAACTTAAAGGCGAGTGTCCAAAAATAATTAGGTCAAGTATTATAAGATGTGATTCCATTTACCAGCAATATGGCTTTGATATTAGGGCGTTCAAGACGGTATTCAGATTCCTCAGTGCCTAGAAAGCCCAACATGACATCCACAAAGTCCTTAACTTTATCTTCTCTGTTCTCAGATGATTGCAAGTGGTCATCAATAACTTTCTCAAAAAACTCATCAAATTTTTTCCCCACAGCCTTCATGCGCCTAGTTAAGCCTTGAAGATCAAGTTTACCAATATAAGGAATATAATCACCTATGTTTGGAGTTGCCGATAATTGCATCCCTTCTTGTATAACACTCTTGAAACCCTTCTCATCCAAGTCTTTGTCATCGTATTTCTTCCCAAAAACCATTCTACAACTCATGTCAGCACTCGCTGTTGAAACCTTAGCACTGACATCCACAGCAACTCCATCTTTTGCTGCTTCTCTAAGAACGTTGATCAATGATTCAACCTCCTCTTGCCTCATGCGTCTGAATGAGTTAATCTTTGTTTGGCTTAGTAGTTCCAAGGTGCACATCTTTCGCATGTTGCGCCAATAAGGACCATATTCACCAAAACTCATGTTCCTCTGCTCCCATGCAATGTACTTTGCAGCTTCATGGGGTGGTCTACTTGCAAAAACAAGGTCATGGGTTTTAAGAAAGAGTTCAGCAGCTTGTGGAGAAGAGACAACAATGGTTGGCACCAAACCTAGGCGCAGGTACATGATTGGTCCATGTTTTTGTGCTAGTTTGTGAAGATCAAGATGAGGATTATCTCCCAACTTATGAAGGCTACCCAAAATTGGTAACCCTCTTGGACCAGGAGGtaatttcttgttcttgttgGTGAATCCCCATAGCCAGAGACAAGCAAGAGAGACTAGAAATATTGCTATACAAATCATCTTTAATTAGGGAATGGTGTTCAAATTGCTATGAGGAGTAATGTATATAATTACTAGGCTTATATAATGTATAAGACATAGTGAAGGGAACTTTGGTGTTGTAAGCGAAACTATACAATCCTAGAAGTTGTGACGTTTGAATTATAGTGACTAGTGAGCTGAAATTTCAAAAGAACACGAGAATACAAAAAAGCATTCATAGCCTCAGAATAATATATGCCGGCTCTGATGTAGCTCGCAACTTTCGTcattttgtatgtaaaaatatAAACGTCATTACGACCATGATTTTGTAGAATTTGTTTCTTTTGTCGCGGTATGTGCATGATGTATTGGTGTGGACTGTGGACCAGGTGGTAATTTCTTGTTCTTAGACTTTTACTTTTCGTATCTTTCGCAATGTCATTGTcaattgatttaaaataaaaattttttgagacAAATCACAAATGACCTCAGTTGAAGTAATTTTAAGATCTACGGGAAGCAAGCAGTTGAACTCATCGAAACTGATTAATGTGATTTTGTACCATATTATAATAGTGTTGAAGAGTCAAAAGACTTTATCCAAGAAAAGTGTAACATGTTCTATACTTGCCAGTAAATCATCCAGGTGTGGAGCATGCAGATTGGGATTAagtttctctaaaataaaaaatttgataaaataagaatataagttatctttaaattaagataataaaaattataacccCAGCAGATTGTATCATAGGTTGTCCTTCAAAAAGTGGGCAATTGAGTAATTCCACTCGCAAATAAATACAAACCTCACCAGAGAGAGGCCGTATGACTAGTTGACTACCATGTTCATTACAATAAAAAGCACATTTACTCAAAACAATTGTAAAACAAAGGCCGAACAGATAAAGGGAAGGAACCCATGCCCAAAAAAAAAGCCCAGAAAGTAAACTGAATGAAACGTTAATACTTAATACGTTATCCGAGTCTCTGCATTCTGCAACTCCACTCAGCTAAGCTTCCATGtctgttctttcttcttcatttgcCAAATACAGGACAACTACAAACCTTCCAAGCTTGACTATACCACCCGTTCGAATCTCATGCGGCCCGGTTCCGACCCGGAGGAAGAATAACACCGACCAATCGGAAGAGAGACGAGAGCTGGTTCGTTTACTGACCGGGAAAATAACCGCCGAGAGAGAGCCTCTCCTGAAGACACTGAACAAGCACGTGAAGCACCTGAGAACCGAGCATTGCTTCTTGCTCTTCGAAGAACTTGGTAAACAAGATAGCTGGCTACAATGCATTGAGGTGAGGTCCCTCTCTCTTTCCCTTTTACAATTGTAACAAACCCTAATTGTTCCGCTCTTTAATTTCTTGAAtgcttatattaattattaagtaCTCAATTTGGCGTTCAGGTTTTCAGGTGGATGCAGAAACAACGGTGGTATATTGCTGACAATGGAGTTTACTCGAAGCTCATATCAGTCATGGGAAAGAAAGGCCAAACCAGGATGGCTATGTGGCTTTTCTCGGAGATGCGTAATTCCGGTTGCCGCCCGGATACTTCTGTGTATAATGCTCTTATCACGGCTCACCTTCATTCCCGGGACAAGGCAAAGGCATTGGCCAAAGCTCTTGGCTACTTTGACAAGATGAAGGGAATGGAGCGTTGTAAGCCCAACATTGTTACTTATAACATTCTCTTGAGGGCTTTTGCGCAGGCGCGCAATTCAGATCAAGTGAATTCTTTGTTCAGGGATCTTGATGAGACTCTCATTTCTCCTGATATATACACGTTTAATGGTGTCATGGATGCTTTTGGAAAGAATGGAATGATCCGCGAAATGGAATCTGTGCTTGCTCGAATGAAAAGCCATAAGTGTAAGCCTGACTTGATTACCTTTAATTTGCTCATCGATGCATACGGCAAGAAGCAGGAATTCGATAAGATGGAACAAGTATTCAAGAGTTTGTTGAAGTCCAAGCAGAAACCAACACTGCCTACGTTTAATTCCATGATCCTGAACTATGGCAAGGCACGACTAAAGGAGAAAGCAGAAAATGTTTTTAGAAAAATGACTGACATGGGTTATAAACCAAGCTTTGTCACTCACGAGAGTCTCATCTACATGTATGGATACTGTGATTGCATTTCCAAAACTAGAGATTTATTTGAAGGGCTAATTGAGTCGAAGGCTCAGATAAAACCATCAACCCTAAATGCTATGCTTGATGTTTACTGCATAAATGGTTTACCATTGGAAGCAGATTCTCTGTTGGAGAGGGCAATTAGCTTACAAGTGTTCCCTGATGCTTCAACATATAAGCTTCTTTATAGGGCTTACACTAAAGCCAACTTGAAGGAGCTTTTGGATAAATTGCTGAAGCATATGGATAGAGATGGTATTATCCCTAACAAGAAGTTCTTCCTAGATGCTTTGGGATCTTCACGAGACAAATCAAAATCTGCTATTACTGTTGTAACTCATTCAAATAGTTTCCAAGATTTTGCAGAACCTCagctgaaaaattaaaaaattagttggtAATTCACATCAACATTTGACTTGCTTACTAGTTACTAGCAGCTCAGTTCACATATGAGGTGGTATGTTATGTGACTTTGTCATCATTATTTAAATATTCAAGTTTTGATTTAATGAATCTGTTATTCTTGTAAATCAATTAGTTACAGATATAAGATTCTGCACAGAATATATATGTTCTTGAACTGCAATATTATTTGTGCACTTTCAACttaagatgaaaataaaaaatggagATGCGGGGTATCGATCCCCGTACCTCTCGCATGCTAAGCGAGCGCTCTACCATCTGAGCTACATCCCCATGCTTGAGATGTTTTTTAGTGTTAAATAGTTATTAGTGTATTTCATATCCACACGTAGATTCCCATTGCTTTCAGTTCGCCTCATTGTTGAGATTGGTTACATTTAACTTATATATTTTGTTCACATCTCtctataattatgtattaaattgtgaattatatttatataaaaaattgagtTTCATTATTATTTACTGTTAATGGTATAAAATGGAACTATTACAGGGGTACATTATGACTAATATTCGGCTATGTGGACAACTAAGGGAGCCACACTTGATTCCTCTTGTGCTTtagaaaaatgctatttgtacaataAAATTTAGTTTcagtttttaatattatttaattaaaatatatttttattttttagatacacatttataattaaaattaatttaaattttaaaaattaaaatttttttaattttctacccACTTCATAGTtagttattgttttctttttctatgttctgtaacacaatttttttctttcttttattctgctgcaatattttaatttgtatctatagaaaaaaagaatttaaagtcAGTGCatttagaaaaaattaattcCTTACTTATTGTACCTTTAATAAAATGCAGAATTTATTTTACGACTTTCTAGTTTTAATACTATAACAAACTCTATAACAAATTTGTTAACAAATTCTAACAAATTGAACGACATAACTTAGAATTCCCAAAAGATTCATAATGATCGGAATGCAATTTTAGAGTTTATTACAACTCTTGGAGTGGTCATAATCTctttttcaattgtaacacatttaaaattattaagttaGAGGAGATTTTTCCATTAAATTATACAGAAAATGtttttgaaacacatccaaaatcataaatctaaaatttaaatttaaacattaaaaaacaaTTGTAACACATCTGAAATTATGAAGTGATACacaaaatatttctaaaacattcaaaatcataaataaaaaatttaaaccctTGCAATGGCGGTAACTACAGATATAACAATGTTGACAATTTGAGGATTGTGATTCTTTAAGTTGTTATTCTACCTAAACCATTCTCCAATGCAAATTAGGATGTGCTACATGACATGTAAAATCAATGTGATTGAATAACTAAAATGTGCTAACTATGAATCACTTTCTTTTAAACACATCCAAAATATCTGAGGTCCACTTCCAACGCAGAAGGATTAGCGACGTTGATGAGGACGACCGCGACGAGGAGTAGGACGAAATGAGGCTGGGGACTAAGCGACGAGGAGGAAGGCAATACCAAGGACGAGCGGGACAGACGACGGCGTTGCAGAGGAACGGCGAAGCGAACGAACGGTGCTGGGGATAATGCGGTGGCGCCGAGGAAGAAGGCGGCGACGAGGAGGAAGGCGGCGTGGACGAATAATCACACTGACGACATGCAGCTCTATGAGGATAACGGTTCGATTGAAAGTTTTATCATCTCTTTTAAGGAGTTTTTTGCAGTGTGTGTTAATTAAAATctttaagatttatttttaaattttaaaattaaaatatttaattttactgaatttatatttttcgaagtgtatttaaatgataatttattaataattaaaaataataaaactaaaacagaaatttcaaattttaaatttaaaatttgaaattttaattttatttaatttatattttaaatatgtgttcaattttaaaaaaatattaaatctatttaaatgtatttattttatttt
Coding sequences:
- the LOC112733263 gene encoding cytochrome P450 71AU50-like — protein: MICIAIFLVSLACLWLWGFTNKNKKLPPGPRGLPILGSLHKLGDNPHLDLHKLAQKHGPIMYLRLGLVPTIVVSSPQAAELFLKTHDLVFASRPPHEAAKYIAWEQRNMSFGEYGPYWRNMRKMCTLELLSQTKINSFRRMRQEEVESLINVLREAAKDGVAVDVSAKVSTASADMSCRMVFGKKYDDKDLDEKGFKSVIQEGMQLSATPNIGDYIPYIGKLDLQGLTRRMKAVGKKFDEFFEKVIDDHLQSSENREDKVKDFVDVMLGFLGTEESEYRLERPNIKAILLDMLAGSVDTSATAIEWALSELIKHPRVMKKLQIELESVVGMKRMVEESDLDKLEYLDMVIKETMRIHPVAPLLIPHQSMEDCMVGDFFIPKKSRVIINAWAIMRDPSAWSEPEKFWPERFEGREIDIKGRDFQFIPFGSGRRGCPGLQLGLTVVRLVVAQLVHCFDWKLPNKMLASELDMTEEFGLTMPRANHLFAIPTYRLQNESG
- the LOC112733267 gene encoding pentatricopeptide repeat-containing protein At4g39620, chloroplastic, which translates into the protein MSVLSSSFAKYRTTTNLPSLTIPPVRISCGPVPTRRKNNTDQSEERRELVRLLTGKITAEREPLLKTLNKHVKHLRTEHCFLLFEELGKQDSWLQCIEVFRWMQKQRWYIADNGVYSKLISVMGKKGQTRMAMWLFSEMRNSGCRPDTSVYNALITAHLHSRDKAKALAKALGYFDKMKGMERCKPNIVTYNILLRAFAQARNSDQVNSLFRDLDETLISPDIYTFNGVMDAFGKNGMIREMESVLARMKSHKCKPDLITFNLLIDAYGKKQEFDKMEQVFKSLLKSKQKPTLPTFNSMILNYGKARLKEKAENVFRKMTDMGYKPSFVTHESLIYMYGYCDCISKTRDLFEGLIESKAQIKPSTLNAMLDVYCINGLPLEADSLLERAISLQVFPDASTYKLLYRAYTKANLKELLDKLLKHMDRDGIIPNKKFFLDALGSSRDKSKSAITVVTHSNSFQDFAEPQLKN